Genomic DNA from Lactuca sativa cultivar Salinas chromosome 8, Lsat_Salinas_v11, whole genome shotgun sequence:
gagaggctctcgatctccctctcaagggacgcctctccgAACTCAATCATAATCGGATAGCCGGAGAACCACCAACATCATTCCCTACGAACCATGGTATtcattccatgacatctcttctcaatatgctctggcgtatggtactcgaaccataacatcactcctcaatccgctccgatgtatggtactcaaaccataacatcactcctcaatccgctccgatgtatggcactcgaaccataacatcactcctcaatccgctccgatgtatggcactcgaaccataacatcactcctcaatccgctccgatgtatggtactcgaaccataacatcactcctcaatccgctccgatgtattgtactcgaaccataacatctctcctcaatccgctccgatgtatggtactcgaaccataacatcactcctcaatccgctccgatgtatggtactcgaaccataacatctctcctcaatccgctccgatgtatggtactcgaaccataacatctctcctcaatctgctccgatgtatggtactcgaaccataacatctctcctcaatccgctccgatgtatggtactcaaaccataacatctctcctcaatccgctccttagaaccttcagaatgctccctgtatcaagtatgggtcctctgctttcagtagtacgggcccatactacctaccacatctacccatactttccacacggaccatcccagagctcctaagtagttgTTCGACCTGatctttcaccaatcccatcgtgcgttctcgctccccagcgaaattctctactctaccagcgcactcatctggctagggttACTCCCTAGGCGCTTCCTTGgacctcccacttctttgctatcagctgctgaagagctcctaatgatgtcagccatctacctcctgaatatcgtcgtatttacttggtagctgactcccatcatcgagagttccacaaagcacaaagcaagcagcattcgagcatcgaagaatacatagaactcactcGCGGTGATAACTCCaatttctcggctcatcctcaaaagtaccaccggactctgcaactctacccctcatgggttctaactggatactcccactcatcacatactcaaaagcataacacatataacaaaaagtcctaggctaaggcatcacaaatcaggccactctagtcctaagatatgaaatacctaacctgtctctagcatgcaataatatctcataagtgcatcataaatatctcataacacaaaagtaagggtattttgggaaatcaccgctcgggctctggctgattgtacacactgctctttcttgctttctctttgaactcttattcacttttagaaattcatttcttttgaaaacttttcttacttcctcagcttgagtccagatttacccgaaggcgcatccgaatccctcaaaccaaggctctgataccaacttgtaacaccgtaaatttcaaaacaatttttcatttaaaataatcgtttaattcttagaaacacttgtttaaaatctcatttataaacgaattacaaaacataactcctttttcacttgcatagaaaaccaggatcctctaAAACATGActttttctctggtgtgtacaatcaagccggtgccgtcccatgatactgaaagaaacctgaaaacaacataacacaaaacactgtaagcacgaagcttagtgagttccccaaaataccacacataacacatattagccactcgaggctataactctatgggtccgtgcacccaaactctgtgaaccctcaggttctaactctaggaaccttccggttccaactctataaacatgcacagcataaatcacatagaaataatgcagtacaacacatcatgtacatatagcatacaagtactttgatcacataactctggttacctactcaaggtaaagtatagtgagaagactcacctggcaagcagaaagcagatatctccacacttgaatctcgaactcgccaccgcctaacacgtaaggcaaatactctcatgactaaaactctcgagactagaatcaaccctctcatggcaccctcttaagggtaaaagactattttacccctcactTGGCCCAAGGCCACATCACTGACCAAACTctaagtcaacggtcaactcttggtcaaggacaaggtcaaagtcaacctctgactgaccctactcgccgagtcaaccctatgactcgccgagttcccatactcagaacttcactcaatccacgactcaactcgccgagtcagcccgagactcgccgagtcccacaactctgagtcctctcgcacacaactcaccgagtcatccctcgactcgccgcttctcgactcaaccagaaaatattggtaCTCTTCGACAAGAcgcgccgagtccaagaacagactcacctaGTCTAAGGCtaccttcaacctactcgccgagttattcatacaactcgccgagttccaggccatcttcatccaactcgccgagttgttcttctaactcgtcgagtcccagctcatcttcaagcaactagtcgagtccactcatgtgactcgccgagtaccaccggtctgaatccattcagaaacactccaagccatgcaattgatccaaaacatagatctagcctcctacaacctatccatcacgtaaagtggcaaactttacatgaatccaaagagatctatgcattttgcacattagggctaaggtttgggacaagatagcttcatccaacactcaacacagggactttcctgcatcccaactcttctccattccagatctgaggtagcaacctcagatctaacctctggACTCAAATATAACCCAAGATAAGCTTccctcaaaccccaaaatgaagaaacaagataacaacagcctaagaacgagatattacctcaaaagaacgccccaaatctgcaaggaaactcgaatccaagcaaagccccttgctccacacCTTTAAACTCCCAATCTTTCTCCAACAAATGCTTCTCTAAGCTCCAATCCTCTCAACAATGGTGTTTCCTCACGAAATCACGGCCTCTGGAATTCAAGGGATGATAAAGGGGCTGTGAAGGAAACATaaatgatctttatatagggcttaaccccgagaattagggttttctccactcagcgcctacttgccgagtctaccacgttgactcgccgagtcggctacataacacgcgaccaaatcgcgactctactcgccgagtccatccatggactcgccgagtcactctttcccaaattactcttttagcccttcaactctactcttgatatttcgggatgttacactatcATTAACCTAAAATATAGTTCTTACATTATTGTTCATTGTGTGAAGATCACAAAGCAAATGCAATGGGAAATAAaatagtactatagtgttgtattaagtaactattTCTAACTAACTaacttaaaccaattgttatttagggTACCATGTGATATGCCTGTACCATACTACCGACTagaaacacgacgatgaaagacgtcggaaagAATGACATTTGGCtgccgtagacttgcaagtcccactgtagctagcagcaaggtgtaggatagtcaatccagtatagatctatacacaaactcaatgCTCTCCACTTACAGAGAGTCTGGATCCGAAACAAGCCATGACAAGTGATGCCATGCCCCGTTacgtggctcacataactgtagtagtattcttgtatatgtattgtatgtactagttgtattgtatgttctctctgtctagtatgtatgtatgttctctctgtatgttatcgtttgtttctcatcatagtattctATATCTGTatgttatgtttgtttctcatcatagtatttattgactcatgtatgaactgactcattgtatgtttcattgttctagtaatagtattagtaacttcctaaactacacctattatagtttactagtaatattgtttgtatgtatgaacatgtttgtatacctttgctacccaaaggtattgaataaaaagaaggaacttttatatctatatacatatacataatatataactaggattcaaacgaccttcggacaaacaaccgataccctaagtccacaactaaacaaggaacaggaggtaaggtgagctatcagtcctaagtctttTCAAtcatacttatataactatatctatatagatacaCAATTAACAgagtataagtttaaaagagtttaataaaagtattagacatgtaaaagagtttgtaaaacagtttgaagtagtttgtttgataacacagtttgaaaagtagtaatccacttgtttggtagctattaatcacatgtgattgatataataactataatagttcaacttgtatcccccccccccataaaatcatttaaaatcatttaaaaggttgattaaggggtatgaactcacctgtagtgagtggtttggatgagaGTGCTggataggatgctaagtgccaagtgaagacttgagcacacacgcgaatcctatttaacatataatgatacatatatgaattCAATTAGTgcttataacaactaattattgaatttgaaccaccttagggactagtaaacacttattttgaagtgttacaaccatatatgattatatataagtGGTATATGGTTATACAAGGGGGTGTATGGTCAAAATGTATAACATTTGTGTGTGTGCAGCCAGGATGTGTGTGCGGCTACACACTCCCGATGGAATGTGCCAAATTGTATTTTAAGGCTTTAGGactcatctaggaaggtttcttacttcatgctttagccttatatggagttcattgtcatttttggacctaaaaagggtgtGTGCGGCTACACattgtgtgtgcggccgcacaccatTATGAAGATGATAAAATTGTGTTTTCTAGTATACCATCAAGTGTTATTAGCATATAACAAGTTATGATAAGTGTATACACGTTATAGAGGCTTGAAAGGGTGATTAAGGTccaacactagtgtgtgttcttggtgttcttgactaAGGATGGAtgttttcatggatcaaagcaAAGGGTTTTGCTAGTTAGGGTCGTGTATCAACAATTCAAAAGGAAGAATTTCTTACTTTaatgaagatcaagatgaagatttggatgatacttgagagaaaacgagTTCTAGCTTTGAAGAAGTGGAAATAGTGTTCAAAATGACTAAGTGTTGAATATATAGGTGGGAGTGTGCAGCtgggatgggtgtgtggccgcacacaccttgtgtTGGTGTGTTTGGCTCATTTTCAAGGTGTTACACTCACAAAACTCGTCGCACGACTCATACCTTGATTATACTAGGTTTTAAACACTCTAATTGACTCTAAATAGTGTTAGAAGATAGCAAAAACGAGTCTGACCTTCATTCATTTGAATAAGTGTATAAGATaaaaatttcggattgtcacattcAGTTTCACCAAAATCCAATTGCATCCTCTGTATCTAAAAAAGAAACCTCCCCATTTCAAACACTTGTTGAGACCTTACTTCATGCAACATCATGAAATGCACAAGTAAGGGGTCACCATGGGGGACATGCATTCTTAAGAATCTTCCAAATAACAAAGCTTCAAATAATACTCATTACGATTGTGTTAGGTGCGAAAAATAGTCTTTAATGATCGTACCCACCACTCACTTTAAAGTTAAATCTGCTTTTTGATTGGGATCATCGTGCTACAAAAGATATACATTTAATTTCATATAAAACGTTagtaattgaaaataaaaaaacaagGTTTCAAAATTACTTTTCTAATTTGGTTTATGAAATAAATAGCAACATgctttttatataataataaatagtTCATATAAAAGGGCAGAAAAAAGGGGAAAAAACAATTTTAGGTCATTATGCGGAGTGGCCTATAGCTCCGCGGAGACACAATTTTGGTCGTTTAATTCATTCAGCAGAGGCAATACATCAATTCGCGAAGTACCCTCTGCGGAATGACGTACATCTCCACGGAAATGGATCTTCCCAAAATTCGAATGGGCTGTTAATCCTAACATCTACCAAATCAAAATCTATATATATTCACGACAATCAATTGGATTTTCGTAACATTTGAACCATAAATATATACAATACGACATTAATCAAAAGAGGGGAATATGAGAAATACCCGGGAACCGTATCCATCAGCGAAAATATTGGGGAAATTGCCCTCCATCGGTGCCGGATTTTGCTGTTTCAAGTCGATTTTACCAGAAAATGACGTCGTTGTCGCCGGGTTTGAAGTAGTCGCCGGAAAAAAAAATCGAAGTACCCTATCAATGTGGATAGAAGTTCGAAGTCGAAGAGGAATCGGGGGACAATGAGGGACCAAAGAGGGGGACCATTTTTATCAAAGAGGAGAGTggtgaaattatgaaaatacccCCTCTCCGCGGAGAATTCTTCGTTCCGTGGAGCCCCGTAGAGGCTCCTCTGCCGAATGCATGACTATACCCGGAAAAATGATTTTTCATGGCTAAAATTAGAAATGCCCCCCTCCCCCTAATAAATGATTATAGCCGGTATTTTTCACTGTTAAAGAGTGGAGttacaattaaataaaaaatgaaatgttGATATGACACTGACGTGACAATCTATTGAACTTCATTGAGTTCAATGAATTGTGGATGcctttatttatataaaaaactcAATCGAAGAAATATACATACAAAAACTCAAGAACATTTCGTAAGTTGGCAAACTTAATTCTGATGTTACACACCACTTTTATGGATTACATCGTTATTTTTGTACCGCATCAATAATTAATACCAAGACCTAATATCGATCATGTCTTTGTTGTGTCACGTGTGATAGAAATCAAATCCATAAAGTATGAATGTTTAATAACTATCACTGAAAGACATAAAAGCTAATGAATGAGTGTCTCATAAATTCATAAGTACAAAATTTTGCATTATTCTTGAATTGACAAGaaacaaagaaagaaaaagaagggttatataTTGATTTCCCATTTTGCCCTCGACGGGTTATTTGTATTacgattcacacacacacacacaaaactagCACCCGTTAACTTTGATGGCCTTTTGCTTAGGCTTCTCCGCCACTATGCCATCGTTTCCGGCTAGTGCTCGGTACTTGTCTTTCCGGGTAAAGCTGGTACACTCATAAGAAAGCGTGGCTGCAATCACCCTCTGTATATAATTCGCCACCTCATGGCTAGACTTGCCGGAGCTGCATGTTAATTCAAGCGGCAACTTATTCAAGAAAGTAACTTCATACGACGGACTAGGATTCATGAAGAAGTAAAACGGGTCCATTCCTTTCCACCCTCTCGCGGTGGTGCCATGGAACATGCTCATCTTGTTGACCATCGCCACCGGAACAAGGTGGTCAGTCAACTCTGCAAACATGGCGGAGAACCGGAGTAGAAATGGTTCCCGGCAAGTGGTACCTTCCGGGCAGATAGCTAAGTCTCCTTCTTCTAAAAGCTTCTTGATCATAGACGCATCAGTTTGCCGGTCACGGGTTAAACGAACGGTCTTGATCGGAGAGATGATCTCGGAGAGACGAGAGACGGAGTATGTGACGGCGGGGATGGGGCGGCCGAGGGCACAGGATAGGAAAATTGGATCAAGGAGAGTACGATGGGAGCAAATGAAGAGGACACCGGTTTGGCCGGAGGATTTCGTTACCGGTGGTGGAGGGTTGCCTTTGACGGTGACACGTACACCAAGAGCCCAGAAGGCGTAGTAGACTATTGGCATCGGGAGGAGTGAGCCGGCGGCGATACGGAGGCATGCGAGGATGAAACCGATCGGAATCCATAATACGGTGAGGAGGGCCATTATGGGGTACGGCTTTAGAACCAGCCGGCCGTCGTGAAATACGATTGGCTTCGGTAGCTTGTCGTTTGGTAGTGGCTTTACTTCTGGATTGTATTGGACAATATAACTCTCCtgcaaaaaatattataaaaaatggATTAAAAGATATTTAAccacaa
This window encodes:
- the LOC111921114 gene encoding glycerol-3-phosphate acyltransferase RAM2; this translates as MKNNATPFPTVETCSSIGRENHTVVADMDGTLLRGRSSFPYFALVAFEAGGALRLLMVLLSAPLAGLLYYFVSESAGIQVLIFATYAGMKVSDIESVGQAVLPKFYSSDLHPESWRVFSACGKRCVLTANPRIMVEGFLKEFLGADLVLGTEIGTYKGRATGFVLSPGVLVSEKKAEALLKEFGDKRPEIGLGDRQTDFPFMALCKESYIVQYNPEVKPLPNDKLPKPIVFHDGRLVLKPYPIMALLTVLWIPIGFILACLRIAAGSLLPMPIVYYAFWALGVRVTVKGNPPPPVTKSSGQTGVLFICSHRTLLDPIFLSCALGRPIPAVTYSVSRLSEIISPIKTVRLTRDRQTDASMIKKLLEEGDLAICPEGTTCREPFLLRFSAMFAELTDHLVPVAMVNKMSMFHGTTARGWKGMDPFYFFMNPSPSYEVTFLNKLPLELTCSSGKSSHEVANYIQRVIAATLSYECTSFTRKDKYRALAGNDGIVAEKPKQKAIKVNGC